Proteins co-encoded in one Bradyrhizobium sp. 170 genomic window:
- a CDS encoding methyl-accepting chemotaxis protein, which translates to MSSITRFVLNLSIGAKLGIASGLGVLLVATMVTVQIRANAALREADMRKSAQQTIARDAVDAKASIRGMQIGVRDLRLVNNPADLQKASDYLAARLKSVNHFADEMLRLSKSAENRARIEKLKAKASDYSKGAQQIAAVRAEAISAAGGGADAAARITKLNEDAGRIAREVTLPIAAELEPLANQIAEFAKRGVEEQAAQAAREMATAEWESMALGIGTILLLIGTSIFSYFSIARPMRALSVSMDELAGGNFGVVLPGLGRRDELGAVAGAVEKFKVVSEQKSRDEAEAKIKQDQIAAQQRKADMVRLADSFEAAVGEIVETVSSASTELEASAGTLTATAERAQEVTTMVAAASEEASTNVQSVASATEELTSSVNEISRQVQESARMANEAVDQARHTNDRVSELSKAAARIGDVVELINTIAGQTNLLALNATIEAARAGEAGRGFAVVASEVKALAEQTAKATGEIGQQITSIQGATQESVNAIQAISGTIERLSEISSTIAAAVEEQGAATQEISRNVQQAAQGTQQVSANITDVQRGASETGSASAQVLSAAQSLSSDSNRLKLEVGKFLDTVRAA; encoded by the coding sequence ATGTCGAGCATCACCCGCTTCGTTCTGAATCTATCCATCGGCGCCAAGCTCGGCATCGCCTCAGGCCTCGGCGTTCTGCTCGTCGCCACCATGGTGACTGTCCAGATCCGTGCCAACGCTGCGCTGCGCGAAGCGGATATGCGTAAGTCCGCGCAGCAAACGATTGCGCGAGACGCAGTAGACGCGAAAGCGTCGATTCGTGGCATGCAGATTGGCGTCCGCGATCTTCGTCTCGTCAACAATCCGGCAGACCTGCAAAAGGCCAGCGACTATCTCGCGGCCCGACTGAAGTCGGTGAACCATTTTGCAGACGAGATGTTGAGATTGTCCAAGTCCGCCGAAAACCGTGCACGCATCGAGAAGCTGAAGGCGAAGGCGAGCGATTATTCGAAGGGGGCTCAGCAGATCGCGGCTGTTCGCGCCGAAGCGATATCAGCGGCAGGCGGCGGCGCCGACGCCGCAGCGCGGATTACGAAACTGAACGAAGACGCCGGTCGCATCGCCCGCGAGGTCACACTGCCGATCGCCGCCGAACTTGAGCCGCTTGCCAACCAGATCGCCGAGTTCGCCAAGCGCGGCGTGGAAGAGCAGGCCGCCCAGGCCGCCCGGGAGATGGCTACGGCAGAATGGGAATCCATGGCGCTGGGTATCGGCACGATCCTGTTGCTGATCGGAACCAGCATATTCTCCTACTTCTCGATCGCGCGTCCGATGCGCGCGTTGAGCGTGTCGATGGACGAACTCGCCGGCGGCAATTTCGGCGTGGTATTGCCCGGCCTCGGGCGCAGGGACGAACTCGGCGCGGTCGCCGGCGCCGTCGAGAAATTCAAGGTCGTTTCGGAGCAAAAGTCCCGCGACGAGGCGGAAGCCAAGATCAAGCAGGACCAGATCGCAGCCCAGCAGCGCAAGGCCGATATGGTCCGGCTGGCGGATTCCTTCGAGGCCGCTGTCGGCGAGATCGTCGAAACCGTGTCGTCGGCGTCTACCGAACTCGAAGCTTCCGCCGGCACGCTGACGGCGACCGCCGAGCGCGCGCAGGAAGTGACGACCATGGTGGCCGCGGCTTCGGAAGAGGCTTCCACCAACGTGCAGTCGGTTGCTTCGGCGACAGAAGAGCTGACTTCTTCCGTCAACGAGATCAGCCGCCAGGTGCAGGAATCGGCGCGGATGGCCAATGAGGCCGTCGATCAGGCTCGTCACACCAATGACCGCGTCAGCGAATTGTCGAAGGCGGCTGCCCGCATCGGAGACGTGGTCGAACTCATCAACACCATCGCCGGCCAGACCAATCTCCTGGCGCTCAATGCCACCATCGAGGCCGCGCGCGCCGGCGAGGCCGGCCGCGGTTTTGCCGTCGTGGCCTCCGAAGTGAAGGCGCTCGCCGAGCAGACCGCAAAGGCCACCGGCGAGATCGGCCAGCAGATTACCAGTATCCAGGGCGCGACCCAGGAGTCGGTGAACGCGATCCAGGCAATCAGCGGGACCATCGAAAGGCTGTCGGAGATCTCATCGACGATAGCGGCGGCGGTGGAGGAGCAGGGCGCGGCGACGCAGGAGATCTCCCGCAACGTGCAGCAGGCCGCCCAGGGCACCCAGCAGGTCTCCGCCAACATCACCGACGTGCAGCGCGGCGCCAGCGAAACCGGCTCCGCCTCCGCACAGGTGCTTTCGGCGGCGCAGTCGCTGTCGAGCGACTCCAACCGCCTCAAGCTGGAGGTCGGCAAGTTTTTGGATACGGTGCGGGCGGCGTGA
- a CDS encoding acetyl-CoA acetyltransferase — MSNTPLPEDRIPVIVGVGEIVDRPKDIAAGLEPLALLEQAVRRAEADSGAKLLGELGSLDVVNFLSWRYRDPEKQLAARLGADPAHCYYGPVGGESPIRYIHEAAKRIARGECSVAAVCGAEAQSTATKAERGGISLPWTPFAHDVEEPKRGAAFQKPMAVKLGVFRPITVYPLYESATSAHWGQTPREALAESGALWSTYSEVASENPNSWLKKRFAPEEITTPTPENRLIAWPYTKLMVANPTVNMGGAVLLTSLAKARAAGVPEDRLIYPIGGASAEEPRDYLVRDQFFESHPQNAVLKAVMDLAEGDGKKFDAIELYSCFPCVPKMARRTLGLGPDVQPTVTGGLTFFGAPLNTYMTHAAVAMVRALRERGKLGLLYGQGGFVTKHHGLVLSRETPKQALAQETSVQAEADRNRRKVPDFVTEASGKGKVESFTVIYKAKGEVEHGVVMLRTEGDARALARIPANDSATLKHLLNLDQTPVGSVGDIVTVDDDVLEWRVG, encoded by the coding sequence ATGTCGAACACCCCCCTCCCCGAAGACCGCATTCCCGTCATTGTCGGCGTCGGCGAGATCGTCGACCGGCCCAAGGACATCGCCGCCGGCCTCGAGCCGCTGGCGCTGCTCGAACAAGCCGTGCGGCGTGCGGAGGCTGACAGTGGGGCAAAACTGCTCGGCGAACTCGGCTCGCTCGACGTCGTCAATTTCCTGAGCTGGCGCTACCGCGATCCCGAGAAGCAGCTTGCGGCGCGGCTCGGTGCCGATCCGGCGCATTGCTATTACGGCCCTGTCGGCGGCGAGAGCCCGATCCGCTACATCCATGAAGCGGCAAAGCGCATCGCGCGCGGCGAATGCAGCGTGGCCGCCGTCTGCGGGGCAGAAGCGCAATCGACCGCAACCAAGGCCGAACGCGGCGGCATCTCGCTGCCGTGGACGCCATTCGCCCATGACGTCGAGGAGCCGAAGCGCGGCGCAGCGTTCCAGAAACCGATGGCGGTGAAGCTCGGTGTGTTCCGCCCGATCACCGTCTATCCGCTGTATGAATCCGCCACGTCAGCGCATTGGGGACAGACCCCGCGCGAGGCGCTGGCGGAATCCGGCGCGCTGTGGTCGACCTATTCGGAGGTCGCGTCCGAGAATCCGAATTCGTGGCTGAAGAAGCGTTTTGCGCCCGAGGAAATCACCACGCCGACACCTGAGAACCGGCTGATCGCCTGGCCCTATACAAAGCTGATGGTAGCCAATCCGACCGTGAACATGGGTGGCGCGGTGCTGCTGACGTCGCTCGCAAAAGCCCGCGCGGCCGGCGTGCCCGAAGATCGCCTGATCTATCCGATCGGCGGCGCGTCGGCGGAAGAGCCGCGCGACTATCTTGTTCGCGACCAGTTCTTTGAAAGCCACCCGCAGAACGCAGTTCTGAAGGCCGTGATGGATCTCGCGGAGGGCGACGGCAAAAAATTCGACGCCATCGAGTTGTATAGCTGCTTTCCCTGCGTGCCCAAGATGGCGCGGCGGACGCTTGGCCTCGGCCCCGACGTGCAGCCGACCGTAACCGGCGGCCTCACCTTCTTCGGCGCGCCGCTCAACACCTATATGACGCATGCAGCGGTCGCGATGGTACGAGCCTTGCGTGAACGCGGCAAGCTCGGCCTGCTCTACGGCCAGGGCGGCTTTGTCACCAAGCATCACGGGCTGGTGCTGTCGCGCGAGACGCCGAAGCAGGCGCTCGCGCAGGAAACCAGCGTGCAGGCCGAAGCCGACCGCAACCGCCGCAAGGTGCCGGACTTCGTCACCGAAGCTTCAGGCAAGGGCAAGGTCGAGAGTTTTACCGTGATCTACAAGGCCAAGGGCGAGGTCGAGCACGGCGTGGTGATGCTGCGCACCGAGGGCGACGCGCGGGCGCTCGCCCGCATCCCTGCCAATGACTCGGCAACGCTGAAGCATTTGCTGAACCTGGATCAGACGCCGGTGGGATCGGTCGGCGATATCGTTACGGTGGACGATGACGTACTGGAGTGGCGAGTGGGGTAG
- a CDS encoding nitronate monooxygenase: protein MKSPICDMLGIEFPLLAFSHCRDVVAAVSRAGGFGVLGATAHSPETIEQELKWIDDHTDGKPYGLDVLIPENISTAGEKDVTWKSLEARISPQHRDFTRNLLKKHGVELTTTNVADNQPQPFDAQRALEVLDVSFRHPIKLIANALGVPPKAMIDMGKKHNVPVAALVGAKEHALRQVAAGVDILVVQGTEAGGHCGEVSTMVLVPEVIKAIKPIRDVPVLAAGGIMTGRQMAACMAMGAAGAWTGSVWLATVESETTEIFREKMIAASSRDAVRSRGRTGKPARQLRSVWTDAWDRGPDSPGALPMPLQSIISRDAFNSIDRAAAAGNAQARDLVTYFVGQGVGLIDSVKSAGAVVQEFKEDFADAVEHMNALMEE, encoded by the coding sequence ATGAAATCGCCGATCTGCGACATGCTGGGTATCGAGTTTCCGCTGCTCGCCTTCAGCCATTGCCGCGACGTGGTCGCGGCCGTCAGTCGCGCCGGCGGCTTTGGCGTGCTGGGCGCGACTGCGCACTCGCCGGAGACGATCGAGCAGGAACTGAAATGGATCGACGATCACACCGACGGCAAGCCCTACGGGCTCGACGTGCTGATCCCGGAAAACATCTCGACCGCGGGCGAAAAGGACGTCACCTGGAAAAGCCTGGAAGCGCGGATCTCGCCGCAGCATCGCGACTTCACCCGCAACCTCCTGAAGAAACACGGCGTCGAACTGACGACGACCAATGTCGCCGACAACCAGCCGCAGCCGTTCGACGCGCAGCGCGCGCTTGAGGTGCTCGATGTTTCGTTCCGCCATCCAATCAAGCTGATTGCGAACGCGCTCGGCGTGCCGCCGAAGGCGATGATCGACATGGGCAAGAAGCACAATGTCCCGGTCGCCGCGCTGGTTGGCGCCAAGGAACATGCGCTGCGACAGGTCGCAGCCGGCGTCGACATTCTGGTGGTGCAAGGCACCGAGGCCGGCGGCCATTGCGGCGAGGTCTCGACCATGGTGCTGGTGCCCGAGGTGATCAAGGCGATCAAGCCGATCCGCGACGTGCCGGTGCTGGCCGCGGGCGGCATCATGACCGGGCGGCAGATGGCGGCGTGCATGGCGATGGGCGCCGCCGGCGCCTGGACCGGCTCGGTGTGGCTCGCGACGGTGGAATCCGAGACGACCGAAATCTTCCGCGAAAAGATGATCGCGGCGTCCTCGCGCGACGCGGTGCGCTCCAGGGGCCGCACCGGAAAGCCGGCGCGGCAATTGCGTTCGGTGTGGACCGACGCATGGGACCGCGGGCCGGACAGCCCCGGCGCACTGCCGATGCCGCTGCAGAGCATCATCAGCCGCGATGCCTTCAACTCGATCGACCGCGCCGCCGCCGCCGGCAATGCGCAGGCGCGCGACCTCGTGACGTATTTTGTCGGCCAGGGTGTCGGCCTGATCGACAGCGTCAAGTCCGCCGGCGCGGTGGTGCAGGAATTCAAGGAGGATTTTGCCGATGCGGTGGAGCATATGAATGCGTTGATGGAGGAGTGA
- a CDS encoding NAD(P)/FAD-dependent oxidoreductase, protein MSAMPSAAAKSAETYDVIVVGAGFAGMYMLHRLRGQGMTARVYEQGSGAGGTWYWNRYPGARCDVESMQYSYSFSEELQQEWDWSERYAPQPEILKYANHVADRFNLRPDIQFNTRVDSSAFDEATGVWSVSTSDGNTATAKFVVLATGCLSNARMPDIKGLDKFKGKVYHTGHWPHEEVDFTGLRVGVIGTGSSAIQSVPVIAEQASQLTVFQRTANFSIPARNAALSEQERQKFRDNYPEIRRFAREVAKNGIYTEMPDRGALDDGDNERRSKYEARWNRGGLTFMSVYNNLGLDQAANDTAANFVREKIAEIVSDPGTAKLLQPNNHPIGSKRICIDTDYFATFNRPNVTLVDIKSNPIEEITENAVRVAGKDYEVGALVLATGFDAMTGSVAKIDIRGRNGQTLNQKWSAGPRTYLGLMSAGFPNLFVITGPGSPSVLSNMIVSIEQHVDWITDCMARMRDRGLDTMEAAVDAEDKWVAHVNEVAYTTLYPQANSWYMGANVPGKPRIFMPYIGGVGPYRQICNDVAAKGYEGFVMEKAEQPRKVAAS, encoded by the coding sequence ATGTCCGCAATGCCATCTGCCGCCGCCAAATCCGCTGAGACCTACGATGTCATCGTGGTCGGCGCGGGCTTCGCCGGTATGTACATGCTGCACCGGTTGCGCGGGCAGGGGATGACGGCGCGGGTCTATGAGCAGGGCTCGGGCGCCGGCGGCACCTGGTACTGGAACCGCTATCCCGGCGCGCGCTGCGACGTCGAGAGCATGCAATATTCCTATTCGTTCTCGGAAGAGCTGCAGCAGGAATGGGACTGGAGCGAGCGCTACGCGCCGCAGCCGGAGATTTTGAAGTACGCCAACCACGTCGCCGATCGATTTAACCTGCGCCCTGACATCCAGTTCAACACCCGCGTCGACAGCTCCGCCTTCGACGAAGCGACCGGCGTGTGGTCGGTCTCGACATCCGACGGCAATACAGCGACGGCTAAATTCGTCGTGCTCGCCACCGGCTGTCTGTCGAACGCGCGGATGCCCGACATCAAGGGTCTCGATAAGTTCAAGGGCAAGGTCTACCACACCGGCCACTGGCCGCACGAAGAAGTCGATTTCACCGGCCTGCGCGTCGGCGTCATCGGCACGGGATCTTCGGCGATCCAGTCGGTGCCGGTCATTGCCGAACAGGCGAGCCAGCTCACGGTGTTCCAGCGCACCGCAAACTTCTCCATTCCCGCCCGCAACGCCGCGCTCAGCGAGCAGGAGCGGCAAAAATTCCGCGACAATTATCCCGAGATCAGGCGCTTTGCGCGCGAGGTGGCGAAGAACGGCATCTATACCGAGATGCCCGATCGCGGCGCGCTCGATGACGGCGACAACGAGCGTCGCTCGAAATACGAGGCACGCTGGAATCGCGGCGGGCTCACCTTCATGTCGGTCTACAACAACCTCGGGCTGGATCAGGCGGCCAACGACACCGCCGCCAACTTCGTCCGCGAGAAGATCGCCGAGATCGTCAGCGATCCCGGCACCGCAAAACTGCTGCAGCCGAACAATCATCCGATCGGTTCAAAACGCATCTGCATCGATACCGACTACTTCGCGACCTTCAACCGTCCCAACGTGACGCTGGTTGACATCAAGTCTAATCCGATCGAAGAGATCACGGAGAATGCCGTACGCGTGGCCGGCAAAGACTACGAAGTCGGCGCGCTGGTGCTGGCGACCGGCTTCGACGCCATGACGGGCTCTGTCGCCAAGATCGATATTCGCGGCCGCAACGGCCAGACGCTGAACCAGAAATGGTCGGCGGGCCCGCGCACCTATCTCGGCCTGATGAGCGCAGGTTTTCCCAACCTCTTCGTCATCACCGGTCCGGGCAGCCCCTCGGTGCTGTCGAACATGATCGTCTCGATCGAGCAGCATGTCGACTGGATCACCGACTGCATGGCCCGTATGCGCGACCGCGGCCTCGACACCATGGAAGCGGCTGTCGATGCCGAAGACAAATGGGTCGCCCATGTCAACGAGGTCGCCTACACCACGCTCTATCCGCAGGCCAATTCCTGGTACATGGGCGCCAACGTCCCCGGCAAGCCGCGCATCTTCATGCCCTATATCGGCGGCGTCGGTCCCTACCGGCAAATCTGCAACGACGTCGCGGCCAAGGGGTATGAGGGGTTTGTGATGGAGAAGGCGGAGCAGCCACGGAAGGTAGCGGCGTCGTAA